The Brasilonema sennae CENA114 genome includes a region encoding these proteins:
- the kaiB gene encoding circadian clock protein KaiB: MNQPRRTYVLKLYVAGNTANSVRALNTLKNILEQEFQGVYALKVIDVLKSPQLAEEDKILATPTLSKILPPPVRRIIGDLSDRERVLIGLDLLYEELSEDEQEPLE, from the coding sequence ATGAATCAACCACGAAGAACCTATGTTCTCAAGCTTTATGTGGCAGGGAATACTGCGAACTCAGTACGGGCATTAAATACACTCAAAAATATTTTGGAACAAGAGTTTCAAGGTGTTTATGCTTTAAAAGTTATTGATGTGCTGAAAAGCCCGCAGCTGGCGGAAGAAGATAAAATATTAGCCACGCCAACATTATCCAAGATTTTGCCTCCACCAGTTCGGAGAATTATTGGAGACCTTTCAGACAGAGAAAGAGTGTTGATTGGATTAGATTTACTTTATGAAGAATTGAGCGAGGACGAGCAAGAACCGTTGGAATAG
- a CDS encoding photosystem II S4 domain protein codes for MLPREELLKGVENRDSIARVIDQAELAIKTWEVVFTDFLSPPELAEIQQVFSRLVEVQLVVWGGYPQAERKRVAIARSEIPLDQSQVALTALDVAGNFLFDTATHRDFLGAMLGTGIVREKTGDIIVLGERGAQVIVVPELAEFLEMNLKQVRSVPVKTQPIDLSELKVREPKKKELTTVEASLRLDAIASAGFGMSRSKMVELIDSGDVRVNWKEITQASSQLKTGDLIAIRSKGRLEVGEIAVTKKDRYRVQLTRYM; via the coding sequence ATGTTGCCACGGGAAGAACTTTTAAAAGGTGTTGAAAATCGAGATAGTATAGCTCGTGTGATTGACCAGGCGGAACTTGCCATCAAAACTTGGGAAGTGGTTTTCACTGATTTTCTGTCTCCTCCAGAGTTAGCAGAAATTCAACAGGTATTTAGCCGTCTCGTGGAAGTGCAGTTGGTAGTTTGGGGTGGATATCCCCAAGCTGAACGCAAAAGAGTGGCGATCGCCCGTTCCGAAATCCCTTTGGATCAATCTCAAGTCGCACTCACCGCTTTAGACGTAGCTGGAAATTTCTTGTTTGATACCGCTACTCACCGCGACTTTTTGGGCGCAATGTTGGGAACTGGGATTGTCCGCGAAAAGACGGGGGACATTATTGTACTAGGCGAACGTGGCGCACAGGTAATTGTCGTACCGGAGTTAGCAGAGTTTTTGGAAATGAATCTTAAGCAGGTGCGATCGGTTCCCGTGAAAACTCAGCCTATAGATTTGAGTGAGTTGAAGGTGCGCGAACCAAAGAAAAAAGAACTAACTACTGTGGAAGCTTCTTTAAGGTTGGATGCGATCGCCTCTGCTGGTTTTGGAATGTCCCGTAGCAAAATGGTTGAGTTAATTGACAGCGGAGATGTTCGCGTCAACTGGAAGGAAATAACTCAAGCCAGTTCTCAACTAAAAACAGGCGATTTAATCGCCATTCGTAGTAAAGGACGTTTAGAAGTTGGGGAAATTGCTGTTACTAAAAAAGACCGCTACCGCGTACAGTTAACAAGATATATGTAG
- the kaiC gene encoding circadian clock protein KaiC — MSHKENLEQTKTPTRGVEKIRTMIEGFDDISHGGLPVGRTTLVSGTSGTGKTLFSLQFLYNGITYFDESGVFVTFEESPGDIIKNAGIFGWDLQHHINEGKLFILDASPDPEGQDVVGNFDLSALIERLQYAIRKYRAKRVSIDSITAVFQQYEAVGVVRREIFRLVARLKQLSVTTIITTERIDEYGPVACFGVEEFVSDNVAIVRNVLEGERRRRTMEILKLRGTTHMKGEYPFTITNAGINIFPLGAMRLTQRSSNVRVSSGVKALDQMCGGGFFRDSIILATGATGTGKTLLVSKFLQNGCVHSERVILFAYEESRAQLSRNAYSWGIDFEELERQGLLKIICTYPESTGLEDHLQIIKSEIAEFKPSRIAIDSLSALARGVSNNAFRQFVIGVTGYAKQEEITGFFTNTTEQFMGSHSITDSHISTITDTILMLQYVEIRGEMARAINVFKMRGSWHDKGIREYNITADGPEIKNSFRNYERIVSGAPTRVTIDEKAELSRIVKGFQDTQSSDP; from the coding sequence ATGAGTCATAAAGAAAATTTAGAGCAAACCAAAACACCGACACGAGGTGTAGAAAAAATCCGGACAATGATAGAGGGCTTTGACGATATTAGTCATGGTGGCTTACCTGTAGGAAGAACGACTTTAGTTAGCGGAACCTCTGGAACTGGCAAAACTTTATTTTCTCTGCAATTTCTTTATAACGGTATCACCTACTTTGATGAATCAGGAGTCTTTGTTACATTTGAAGAATCTCCTGGTGATATTATTAAAAATGCTGGTATTTTTGGTTGGGACTTGCAACATCATATCAATGAAGGAAAATTATTTATACTGGATGCTTCTCCAGATCCTGAGGGACAAGATGTTGTTGGCAATTTCGATCTTTCTGCGCTGATTGAGCGCTTACAATACGCGATTCGTAAGTATAGAGCGAAACGCGTTTCTATTGACTCAATTACAGCAGTTTTTCAGCAATATGAAGCTGTAGGAGTTGTGCGGCGAGAAATATTTCGTCTCGTTGCTCGTCTGAAACAATTAAGTGTAACTACAATTATAACCACAGAACGCATAGATGAATACGGGCCTGTTGCCTGTTTTGGCGTAGAAGAATTTGTTTCCGATAATGTGGCGATTGTACGTAATGTTTTAGAAGGAGAACGTCGCCGTCGCACAATGGAAATACTAAAACTGCGTGGTACAACACACATGAAGGGTGAATATCCTTTTACAATTACCAATGCAGGAATTAATATTTTCCCATTGGGAGCTATGCGCTTAACTCAACGGTCTTCAAACGTCAGAGTATCCTCTGGTGTTAAAGCCTTAGACCAAATGTGCGGCGGTGGTTTCTTTAGGGATTCGATTATTTTAGCAACAGGAGCAACGGGTACTGGAAAAACTCTTTTGGTGAGCAAGTTTCTGCAAAATGGCTGTGTTCACAGTGAACGGGTGATATTATTTGCCTATGAAGAATCACGCGCACAACTGTCTCGCAATGCTTACTCATGGGGAATAGATTTTGAGGAATTAGAACGTCAAGGTTTGTTAAAAATAATTTGTACGTATCCGGAATCAACCGGTTTAGAAGACCACCTGCAAATTATTAAATCAGAAATTGCTGAATTTAAACCTTCTCGTATTGCCATTGACTCTCTTTCTGCACTAGCACGAGGGGTAAGTAATAATGCGTTCCGGCAATTTGTGATTGGTGTGACGGGTTATGCCAAGCAAGAAGAAATTACAGGCTTTTTTACCAACACAACCGAGCAATTTATGGGTTCGCACTCTATTACAGACTCTCATATTTCTACGATTACAGACACAATTTTGATGTTACAGTATGTGGAAATTCGGGGAGAAATGGCGCGGGCAATCAATGTCTTTAAAATGCGTGGTTCGTGGCATGACAAGGGTATTCGCGAGTACAATATTACGGCTGACGGTCCGGAAATTAAAAATTCGTTCCGCAACTATGAACGAATTGTCAGCGGTGCTCCTACGCGCGTTACTATCGATGAGAAGGCGGAACTGTCTCGCATTGTCAAAGGATTTCAAGACACACAGAGTTCCGATCCCTAA
- a CDS encoding ATP-binding protein, with translation MLRYPLSDFIATVPSCVETATLATVLEIFQQQQCHRLAVLDKQKCLLGLVYSARLLPQLLTAGQGKGDSNYLDLQQPLSTLGQGLIKPIQTIPASLRIEQLSSFLGSQQIQENTNVDWALVDSNGKFLGLVDSLRLLKLLTTQKLQIDTHKGTKRTNSKKAPQKSSVDTVGDDITKVAGVRATTDKTHTSEQKRECKPLVQLLERLPWPLALQTSNGEVVTQNPAWWQQLGALKDPEGVRRQVETILAKVSSKKLQYATQTAAKISSFLSNNQHFCQENSSSRLSEVIPEKDVLPRSTLGAAPDTHTHNQQPQPIVENPASNRCFLDSQQGTCTCIVEVQNGQERVWQFAKIPLDSPELKVLSTDSKTPLATKNSALNNELWLMLATDVTEQQQLSKELAAKNADLIQLNRLKDEFLACISHELKTPLTAVLGLSRLLVDQQLGELNERQARYAGLIHQSGRHLMSVVNDILDLTRMETGQMELTLTNANIQKICERAVSEAKAIHSQTNKASSNSLAQSTPPQEHQFTLSMEPGLEQIVADELRLRQMLVHLLSNAFKFTETAGEIGLGVSRWEGWIAFTVWDTGIGIPEHQQHLIFQKFQQLENPLIRQHEGTGLGLVLTRALARLHGGDVSFLSREGKGSQFTLLLPPSPPKESGRLADEEMGTISFAPHHQSARLTKEDAVGASTANHLGSYGKTPTERLQPINPTQPHSTTSLMPAARIAQTGMTYAKGTAFAPGQVPGNSNRQGTSTRYAKRQQAGLSQTQSPTQAKPSFDLSNRSTGVYGNSPWALREAAVQASTTHQLTSSKSLVLVVEAVARYIEDLTEQLTGLGYRVVIARSGCEAVEKARRLQPKAIFLNPLLPLLSGWDVLTLLKSDVATSHIPTIVTATGAEKEQAFANQADGFLSLPVQHQVLTPLIESLCTPPEQKQQKSDDEEIFANKTPLKILKLVHPDSESSTSQSLLQQHRVIEVDDLDQAELLTRVWQFDVILLDTEMPAAEALLQQLSSHPRLANLPLVTCNVSTTQAASVMPGLSVFPCLTPLGTDKNHNGGKTDALLSALQIASDTCYCPPNILVVDLGILPDLPDTTHKQIKGCRTPKNFSLNSPIAGENTPCPWIISRGSEWFQALVQYLQTGGFKASMSRSWAELLQQIRHQSVDLLLICLGECSINKEVHSALKALQQLPFDLPPVLLLDQRLNSDQVEDEQTHIPQLESIETLINTLASQILPRSISMENLLNEINKTLETPE, from the coding sequence ATGCTACGATACCCGCTTTCTGACTTTATAGCAACCGTGCCTAGCTGCGTAGAAACAGCTACTCTGGCAACTGTGCTGGAAATTTTTCAACAACAGCAGTGCCATCGCCTAGCAGTTTTAGATAAGCAAAAATGCTTGTTAGGCTTGGTTTACTCTGCCCGTTTGCTACCACAATTGTTGACAGCAGGTCAAGGCAAAGGTGATTCTAACTATTTAGATTTACAGCAACCCCTTTCCACACTCGGTCAAGGGTTAATTAAACCTATACAAACAATACCAGCATCTTTGCGTATAGAGCAATTGAGTTCGTTTCTTGGTTCCCAGCAGATTCAAGAAAACACGAATGTAGATTGGGCACTGGTTGACTCAAATGGCAAATTTTTGGGGCTTGTGGATAGCTTACGCTTGTTGAAACTGTTGACAACACAAAAACTCCAAATTGATACTCATAAGGGGACTAAGCGGACAAATTCAAAGAAAGCACCTCAAAAGTCATCTGTGGATACTGTTGGTGATGACATCACCAAAGTCGCTGGAGTTAGGGCAACCACTGATAAAACTCATACAAGCGAGCAAAAACGAGAATGTAAGCCACTTGTGCAGTTATTAGAACGCCTGCCTTGGCCTTTAGCGCTACAAACAAGCAACGGCGAAGTCGTGACGCAAAATCCAGCTTGGTGGCAGCAATTGGGAGCATTAAAAGATCCAGAAGGAGTCAGACGACAAGTAGAAACGATTTTGGCAAAAGTCTCCTCCAAGAAATTACAGTACGCGACTCAAACAGCAGCCAAAATTTCTTCTTTTTTGAGCAATAATCAGCATTTTTGTCAAGAAAATTCTTCGTCGCGATTAAGCGAAGTCATCCCAGAAAAAGATGTGTTACCTCGCTCAACACTGGGGGCGGCTCCTGACACTCATACTCATAACCAACAGCCGCAGCCAATAGTTGAAAATCCGGCATCAAATCGCTGCTTTCTAGATAGCCAACAAGGGACTTGTACCTGCATAGTAGAAGTGCAAAATGGTCAGGAGCGGGTTTGGCAGTTTGCCAAAATCCCTCTAGATAGTCCTGAATTGAAAGTCCTGAGTACGGATTCAAAAACACCTTTGGCTACCAAAAACTCAGCACTCAATAATGAGTTGTGGCTGATGCTAGCCACTGACGTCACAGAGCAGCAGCAGCTTTCCAAAGAACTGGCGGCGAAAAATGCCGATTTAATTCAACTCAACCGATTGAAAGATGAGTTTTTAGCTTGTATTAGTCATGAACTCAAAACTCCTCTGACTGCCGTTTTAGGATTATCGCGGTTGCTAGTGGATCAGCAGTTGGGAGAATTAAACGAGCGTCAAGCCCGTTATGCAGGACTGATTCACCAAAGTGGACGCCACCTGATGAGTGTGGTTAATGATATTTTGGATTTAACCCGTATGGAAACGGGACAAATGGAGCTTACGCTCACCAACGCCAATATTCAAAAAATTTGTGAGCGTGCTGTATCTGAGGCAAAAGCTATTCATAGCCAAACTAACAAAGCTTCCTCAAACTCACTCGCTCAAAGTACGCCTCCACAAGAACACCAATTCACTCTCTCAATGGAACCAGGCTTAGAGCAAATTGTGGCGGATGAGTTGCGCTTGCGCCAGATGCTGGTGCACCTGCTTTCCAATGCCTTTAAGTTTACTGAAACAGCTGGTGAAATTGGACTTGGGGTTAGCCGTTGGGAAGGTTGGATTGCCTTTACAGTCTGGGATACAGGTATTGGTATTCCAGAACATCAGCAGCATTTAATCTTTCAAAAATTCCAACAACTCGAAAATCCTCTGATCCGTCAGCATGAAGGAACAGGTTTGGGGCTTGTCTTAACCAGAGCCTTAGCTCGTCTTCACGGTGGTGATGTTAGCTTCTTGTCGCGTGAGGGTAAAGGTAGCCAGTTTACACTACTTCTTCCACCCAGTCCTCCCAAAGAGTCAGGGAGATTGGCAGATGAGGAGATGGGAACAATTTCTTTTGCGCCGCATCATCAATCTGCCCGATTAACCAAAGAAGATGCTGTAGGGGCGTCTACGGCAAACCACCTTGGATCTTACGGGAAGACGCCTACAGAACGTCTACAACCCATTAACCCAACCCAACCCCACTCGACGACAAGCCTTATGCCTGCGGCACGAATCGCGCAAACGGGTATGACTTATGCCAAAGGCACGGCTTTTGCGCCAGGGCAGGTTCCGGGTAACTCCAACAGACAAGGTACGTCAACGCGATACGCAAAGCGTCAGCAAGCGGGCTTATCGCAAACGCAGTCGCCTACACAAGCAAAGCCGTCATTCGATTTGTCTAACCGCTCCACAGGCGTCTACGGAAACTCACCTTGGGCTTTACGGGAAGCCGCCGTTCAGGCGTCTACAACCCATCAGTTGACTTCTTCTAAATCCCTCGTCTTAGTTGTGGAAGCAGTTGCTCGCTATATTGAGGATTTGACCGAACAACTAACAGGTTTGGGTTATCGAGTTGTGATTGCCCGATCAGGATGTGAGGCTGTAGAAAAAGCTCGACGCTTGCAACCCAAAGCTATCTTCCTCAATCCGTTGCTCCCCTTGCTGTCAGGTTGGGATGTACTGACTTTACTCAAGTCCGATGTCGCAACATCTCATATTCCTACCATTGTGACAGCAACAGGAGCTGAAAAAGAGCAAGCATTTGCCAACCAAGCAGATGGTTTCTTGAGTTTGCCAGTGCAGCATCAAGTCTTAACACCGCTGATAGAAAGTCTGTGTACTCCACCAGAACAAAAGCAGCAAAAATCAGATGATGAAGAAATCTTCGCTAACAAAACACCATTAAAAATTTTGAAGTTGGTTCATCCTGATAGTGAATCTTCGACTTCGCAATCGTTACTTCAACAGCATCGGGTTATAGAAGTGGATGATTTGGATCAGGCAGAATTGCTAACTCGGGTTTGGCAGTTTGATGTAATTTTGCTGGATACAGAAATGCCAGCAGCCGAAGCTTTGTTGCAACAACTCTCATCACACCCCCGTTTAGCGAATCTACCGCTTGTCACCTGTAATGTGTCAACCACGCAGGCTGCTTCTGTGATGCCTGGGCTTTCTGTGTTTCCTTGCTTAACGCCATTGGGCACAGATAAAAATCATAACGGCGGCAAAACAGATGCTTTATTATCAGCTCTGCAAATTGCATCTGATACATGCTACTGCCCACCCAACATCTTAGTGGTGGATTTAGGGATACTGCCAGATTTACCAGATACAACTCACAAGCAGATTAAGGGTTGTCGTACACCAAAAAACTTCTCATTGAATAGCCCGATTGCTGGGGAAAATACTCCGTGTCCTTGGATTATCTCTCGTGGTTCTGAGTGGTTTCAAGCTTTGGTTCAGTACCTGCAAACAGGTGGCTTCAAAGCCTCCATGAGTCGATCTTGGGCAGAACTGCTACAGCAAATTCGCCATCAAAGTGTTGATCTACTGCTCATTTGCCTGGGAGAGTGTAGCATCAACAAAGAGGTGCACTCAGCCCTCAAAGCGTTGCAACAGTTGCCTTTCGACTTACCGCCAGTTTTGCTCCTTGATCAGCGGTTAAATTCTGATCAGGTTGAAGATGAGCAAACTCACATTCCCCAATTGGAGTCAATAGAAACTTTAATAAATACTCTTGCCTCCCAAATCTTACCTCGCTCCATATCAATGGAGAACTTACTAAACGAGATTAATAAAACTTTGGAAACTCCAGAGTGA
- a CDS encoding TolC family protein has product MNKQQIFSSFLPGVTAAVLATQSAWANPVPARGVKVMTSSDGLTSTFERTPTALDIKKAQLPHTASSSFLAAAVPTVDVMGGGLISSITRSGVEVILTGKTGVPVAKVAHKLQSMLMSFKSTPNQSQLINKIPQSGTSIQKQNNDKIVAEESKNTFSAYNEISTPTSTVEQKTPSSGQVPTEKKSSAQLPNKSQTPVRGTVEVAKLLEQMNSCPQQASNGKSQVGRSASVLLKSSTCSQQNTKKNLVAQASSSKSQGTTPGRITQAGSSRRSQTTPAQTTPAQTTPAQTTPAPADSVQLLNNLKANPNPLQFPTKSEEVRIQGTQPITLTQALEIARQNNQDLQISLLTVERNRASVRQAQAALLPTAGLTAGLSRTGPAFLNQQQANSTGTALENVPSTTNFQGSASVQYDLYTSGQTTARIRQAEEQLRFYELDVERQSEEIRLNVTSQYYDLQAADEQVRIAQSAVRNGQASLRDAQALEAAGVSTRFDVLRAQVNLANFQQQLTTGISQQQIARRKLAQTLSLPQSVDISSAERVKIAGLWNRPLAETLVLAFKNRPELQQYLAQRNINEQQRRLALGQLGPQVSLVGRYNLGDTFDDQRNGTDNYSLGVNATLTLYDGGAAKATASQYKTGIRIAENQFALQRNQIRYDVESYFSQLQSNLQNVQTANTALEQARESLRLARLRFQAGVGTQTEVIDSENALTQAEGQRVTAILNYNRALAGLQRAVTSRAAR; this is encoded by the coding sequence GTGAACAAACAGCAAATTTTTAGTAGTTTCTTACCTGGTGTAACAGCAGCAGTATTAGCGACTCAGTCTGCTTGGGCTAATCCTGTACCAGCCCGGGGAGTGAAAGTTATGACTTCTTCGGATGGCTTGACTTCTACTTTCGAGAGAACTCCAACTGCTCTCGATATTAAAAAGGCGCAACTGCCTCATACTGCTAGTAGCAGTTTTCTAGCCGCAGCAGTACCAACTGTTGATGTTATGGGAGGTGGTTTAATATCTTCTATAACTCGTAGCGGTGTCGAGGTAATATTGACAGGAAAAACTGGTGTACCAGTAGCAAAGGTAGCACATAAGCTTCAAAGTATGCTTATGAGTTTTAAATCTACCCCAAATCAAAGCCAGTTGATAAATAAAATTCCTCAGTCTGGGACAAGCATACAAAAACAAAACAACGACAAAATTGTTGCCGAGGAATCAAAAAATACATTTTCTGCTTATAACGAGATCTCAACACCTACTTCCACTGTTGAACAAAAAACGCCTTCTTCGGGGCAAGTCCCTACAGAAAAGAAAAGTTCTGCTCAGTTACCAAACAAGTCACAAACCCCAGTTCGTGGGACAGTAGAAGTCGCAAAGCTGTTGGAGCAGATGAACTCATGCCCACAACAAGCCAGCAATGGTAAAAGTCAGGTCGGTCGTTCTGCTTCCGTGCTTCTAAAATCGTCTACCTGCTCCCAACAAAATACCAAAAAAAATCTGGTAGCTCAGGCAAGTTCTTCTAAGTCACAAGGAACAACTCCTGGGCGAATAACTCAGGCGGGTTCCTCCAGGCGATCGCAAACCACTCCTGCGCAAACAACTCCTGCGCAAACCACTCCTGCGCAAACAACTCCTGCGCCAGCAGATTCGGTCCAGCTCCTTAATAATCTCAAAGCCAACCCGAATCCTTTACAGTTTCCTACAAAATCAGAAGAAGTTAGGATTCAGGGAACTCAACCAATTACTTTGACACAGGCTCTGGAGATAGCACGGCAAAACAATCAAGATCTACAGATATCGTTACTAACTGTAGAGCGCAATCGAGCTAGCGTAAGGCAGGCGCAAGCCGCGTTGTTGCCTACTGCCGGTCTGACTGCAGGTCTGAGTCGTACTGGACCTGCTTTCTTGAATCAACAACAAGCTAATTCCACAGGCACAGCACTCGAAAATGTACCCTCTACTACAAATTTCCAAGGCAGTGCTTCTGTACAGTACGATCTCTACACCTCTGGACAAACAACAGCCCGCATTCGACAAGCTGAGGAACAGCTACGTTTTTATGAATTGGATGTTGAGCGTCAATCTGAGGAAATCCGCCTGAATGTCACTTCTCAATACTACGATCTGCAGGCAGCAGATGAACAGGTGCGCATTGCCCAGTCTGCCGTGAGAAATGGTCAGGCTAGTTTGCGAGATGCACAAGCTTTGGAAGCCGCTGGTGTGAGTACTCGATTCGATGTTCTACGTGCTCAGGTCAATTTAGCAAATTTTCAACAACAGCTGACAACTGGTATCTCACAGCAGCAAATTGCTCGCCGTAAATTAGCCCAAACATTAAGTTTGCCGCAGTCAGTTGATATTAGTTCGGCTGAGCGAGTCAAAATAGCCGGTTTGTGGAATCGTCCGCTGGCTGAAACTCTTGTCTTAGCTTTTAAAAACCGTCCAGAACTGCAACAGTATTTGGCGCAACGGAACATTAACGAACAACAGCGACGCCTAGCGCTCGGTCAGTTAGGTCCTCAAGTGAGCTTGGTCGGTAGGTACAATCTGGGAGATACGTTTGACGATCAAAGAAACGGTACCGATAATTATTCCCTAGGAGTTAACGCTACTTTGACTTTGTACGATGGTGGAGCAGCAAAAGCAACCGCATCTCAATACAAGACCGGCATTCGGATTGCTGAAAATCAATTTGCCCTCCAGCGTAACCAAATTCGCTATGACGTAGAAAGTTATTTTTCTCAACTGCAATCTAACTTGCAGAATGTTCAAACGGCTAATACTGCTCTTGAACAAGCTAGAGAGTCTCTACGTCTAGCACGTTTGCGATTCCAAGCAGGTGTCGGCACTCAAACTGAAGTTATTGACTCAGAAAATGCCTTGACACAAGCTGAAGGTCAACGAGTCACAGCAATTTTGAATTACAATCGTGCTCTAGCTGGTTTACAACGAGCAGTCACCTCTAGAGCAGCACGCTAG
- a CDS encoding phosphatase RsbU N-terminal domain-containing protein: MTRAEEQVLLQELKSDYRHILINYFTTTDKTLKHYIDKFINAVFYANIPVPQVIEIHMELIDEFSKQLKLEGRSDEALLDYRITLIDILAHLCELYRCSISQ; this comes from the coding sequence ATGACGAGAGCCGAAGAGCAGGTATTATTGCAAGAACTCAAATCAGACTACCGCCATATCCTTATAAATTACTTTACCACTACAGACAAAACACTGAAACACTACATTGATAAATTTATAAATGCAGTCTTTTATGCTAATATTCCTGTGCCTCAAGTCATAGAAATTCATATGGAACTGATTGACGAATTTTCAAAACAGCTAAAATTAGAAGGAAGGAGTGATGAAGCATTACTTGATTACCGTATAACATTGATTGATATACTGGCTCATTTGTGTGAACTATACCGTTGTTCAATTTCTCAATAG
- a CDS encoding SDR family NAD(P)-dependent oxidoreductase, which produces MSTALITGASDGIGKVFAEELAAYNTNLVLVARSEGKLNQLAKQLQEKYKVKVDIVVKDLTETGATNDVFDAVKSKGLTIDLLINNAGFAEYGDFAEKDEERQVKIVQLNILALVDLTHKFLQEMRQRRSGSIINVSSLTAFQPMPYLSVYAGSKAFIVSFSQALWAENRDYGVRVLVTCPGPVETDFLAKAKFPPALAARTNKISTAQEVVRESLKALERGDPTVVIGGFSTHFISKLSSLVPRKILLSLLAKQFKAKTV; this is translated from the coding sequence ATGTCAACTGCTTTAATTACTGGTGCCTCTGATGGTATTGGTAAAGTCTTTGCTGAGGAATTAGCTGCATATAATACAAATCTTGTTTTAGTTGCTCGTTCGGAAGGAAAATTAAACCAACTAGCCAAACAACTGCAAGAAAAATACAAAGTTAAAGTAGATATTGTTGTTAAAGATCTTACAGAAACAGGCGCTACTAATGATGTGTTTGATGCTGTAAAATCAAAGGGATTAACGATTGACTTGTTAATCAACAATGCTGGTTTTGCTGAGTATGGCGACTTTGCCGAGAAGGACGAAGAACGACAAGTTAAGATTGTACAATTGAATATCTTGGCATTAGTAGATTTAACTCATAAATTCTTGCAAGAGATGCGGCAACGTCGTTCTGGAAGCATTATTAATGTATCTTCCCTGACCGCGTTTCAACCAATGCCTTATCTTTCTGTTTATGCTGGCAGTAAAGCGTTTATTGTCAGTTTTAGTCAGGCACTTTGGGCAGAAAATCGTGACTACGGTGTCCGTGTATTAGTGACTTGCCCAGGACCAGTTGAGACAGACTTCTTGGCCAAAGCTAAGTTTCCTCCTGCACTTGCAGCTAGAACAAATAAAATATCGACTGCACAAGAAGTCGTACGCGAATCTTTGAAAGCTTTGGAAAGAGGAGATCCAACTGTTGTTATTGGTGGCTTTAGTACTCACTTTATTAGTAAATTATCCAGCCTTGTTCCACGTAAAATTTTGTTGAGTCTTTTGGCAAAACAGTTTAAGGCAAAAACTGTTTAA